The Ovis aries strain OAR_USU_Benz2616 breed Rambouillet chromosome 11, ARS-UI_Ramb_v3.0, whole genome shotgun sequence genome window below encodes:
- the GPATCH8 gene encoding G patch domain-containing protein 8 isoform X3: MGMGRMEMELDYAEDATERRRVLEVEKEDTEELRQKYKDYVDKEKAIAKALEDLRANFYCELCDKQYQKHQEFDNHINSYDHAHKQAGTQDYYESEIIADVLKANPSNLGAQITRRLKDLKQREFARNVSSRSRKDEKKQEKALRRLHELAEQRKQAECAPGSGPMFRPTTVAIDEEGGDDEKEESATNSGTSTTATCGLGSEFSTDKGGPFTAVQITNTTGLAQAPGPASQGISFGIKNNLGTPLQKLGVSFSFAKKAPVKLESIASVFKDHAEEGTSDDGTKADEKGTDQGLQKVGDSDGSSNLDGKKEDEDPQDGGSLASTLSKLKRMKREEGAGATEPEYYHYIPPAHCKVKPNFPFLLFMRASEQMEGDNSTHPKNALDSKKSSSPKPKACIKVTASQGPEKTVSEVSEQQMETSAAEPSEPGSKAETKKPSGGDVSEHSLESQSQKDSEIQMCESDPPKETSQATPAGRESREGPKHPTGPFFPVLSKDESTALQWPSELLIFTKAEPSISYSCNPLYFDFKLSRNKDARAKGTEKPKDIGGSSKDHLQGLDPSELHKSQEEEESVQHSSGGRIDAPASGAACSGLNKQEPGGSHGSETEDTGRSLPSKKERSGKSHRHKKKKKHKKSSKHKRKHRADPEEKSSKAESGEKSKKRKKRKRKKNKSSAPADSERGPKPEPPGSGSPAPPRRRRRAQDDSQRRSLPAEEGSSGKKDEGGGSGSAQDHGGRKHRGEPPASSCQRRAGTKRSSRSSHRSRPSSGDEDSDDASSRRLHQKSPSQYSEEEEEEEEEESGSEHSRSRSRSGRHHSSRHSSRRSYSSSSDASSDQSCYSRQHSYSDDSYSDYSDRSRRHSKRSHDSDDSDYASSKHRSKRHKYSSSDDDYSLSGSQSRSRSRSHTRERSRSRGRSRSSSCSRSRSKRRSRSTTAHSWQRSRSYSRDRSRSTRSPSQRSGSRKGSWGHESPEERRSGRRDFIRSKIYRSQSPHYFRSGRGEGPGEKKKEDSRGDDGKGIGPASQNSTVGPGRGSEGDCSPEDKNSVTAKLLLEKIQSRKVERKPSVSEEVLATPNKASLKLKDPPQGYFGPKLPPSLGSKPVLPLIGKLPATRKPNAKKCEESGLERGEEQEQSETEEGPPGNSDAPFGHQFPSEETAGPLSDPPPEEPKSEEATADHPVAPLGTPVHSDCYPGDPSISHNYLPDPSDGDTLESLDSGSQPGPVESSLLPIASDLEPFPSYAPPSGEPSIESADGAEDASLAPLESQPITFTPEEMEKYSKLQQAAQQHIQQQLLAKQVKAFPASAALAPATPALQPIHIQQPATASATSITTVQHAILQHHAAAAAAAIGIHPHPHPQPLAQVHHIPQPHLTPISLSHLTHSIIPGHPATFLASHPIHIIPASAIHPGPFTFHPVPHAALYPTLLAPRPAAAAATALHLHPLLHPIFSGQDLQHPPSHGT; the protein is encoded by the exons CTGATGTATTGAAAGCAAATCCTTCTAATTTGGGAGCCCAGATCACAAGA AGATTGAAAGATCTCAAGCAGAGAGAGTTTGCTCGGAATGTCTCCTCAAGATCCCGCAAGGATGAGAAGAAACAGGAGAAAGCCCTACGGCGGCTTCACGAGTTGGCAGAGCAAAGAAAACAAGCTGAATG TGCACCTGGAAGTGGTCCCATGTTCAGACCGACCACAGTGGCTATAGATGAAGAAGgtggagatgatgagaaagaagaatcaGCAACAAACAGTGGCACAAGTACCACTGCCACTTGTGGCCTGGGCTCTGAATTCTCCACAGATAAAGGAGGCCCATTCACTGCAGTACAAATCACTAATACCACTGGACTGGCACAAGCTCCTGGGCCAGCCTCTCAAGGCATCAGCTTTGGCATTAAGAATAATCTGGGGACCCCACTGCAAAAATTGGGAGTGTCATTTTCCTTTGCCAAGAAGGCTCCTGTCAAACTCGAATCAATAGCATCAGTTTTCAAGGACCACGCAGAGGAAGGGACCTCTGATGATGGAACAAAAGCTGACGAAAAGGGTACAGACCAAGGACTTCAGAAGGTGGGAGATTCTGATGGTAGCAGTAATCTTGATGGTAAAAAAGAGGATGAAGACCCTCAGGACGGAGGGTCCCTTGCCTCAACATTATCtaagttaaaaagaatgaagcgAGAAGAAGGAGCTGGGGCTACAGAGCCAGAGTATTACCACTACATCCCCCCAGCACACTGCAAAGTAAAacctaattttccttttctgctctttaTGAGAGCCAGTGAACAAATGGAAGGTGATAATAGTACACACCCAAAGAATGCCCTAGACAGCAAAAAAAGTAGTTCTCCCAAGCCTAAAGCCTGCATCAAGGTGACAGCAAGCCAAGGACCAGAAAAGACAGTTAGTGAAGTCTCCGAACAGCAGATGGAAACCAGTGCGGCTGAGCCCTCAGAGCCTGGAAGCAAAGCTGAGACAAAGAAGCCCTCAGGAGGGGATGTAAGTGAGCATAGTTTAGAGAGTCAGAGTCAGAAGGATTCAGAGATCCAAATGTGTGAGTCTGACCCTCCTAAAGAAACTTCTCAGGCTACTCCAGCAGGGAGAGAAAGCCGGGAGGGACCCAAACATCCAACCGGTCCTTTCTTTCCCGTTTTAAGCAAAGATGAAAGCACTGCCCTCCAGTGGCCATCAGAACTGTTAATTTTCACGAAGGCAGAACCCTCCATTTCGTACAGTTGTAACCCTTTGTATTTTGACTTCAAGCTTTCAAGGAACAAAGATGCCAGAGCAAAAGGGACAGAAAAGCCAAAGGACATAGGAGGCTCCTCAAAGGACCATCTCCAAGGCCTTGATCCTAGTGAGCTACATAAAAgccaagaggaggaagagagtgtTCAACATTCTTCAGGAGGCAGAATTGATGCACCTGCTTCAGGGGCTGCCTGTAGCGGCCTAAATAAGCAGGAGCCTGGGGGTAGCCATGGATCAGAGacagaagacacagggagaagcctTCCTAGCAAGAAAGAACGATCTGGGAAGTCCCACcgacacaaaaagaaaaagaagcacaaAAAATCCAGCAAACATAAACGGAAACACAGGGCTGACCCAGAAGAGAAAAGCTCTAAGGCAGAATCTGGGGAGAAGTCTAAGAAGCGCAAGAAGCGAAAACgaaaaaagaataaatcatcAGCCCCAGCAGATTCTGAACGGGGGCCCAAACCAGAACCTCCTGGTAGTGGTAGCCCTGCACCACCAAGAAGACGGCGGCGAGCCCAGGATGATTCGCAGCGGAGATCCCTTCCAGCTGAAGAAGGGAGCAGTGGCAAGAAGGATGAAGGCGGAGGCAGTGGGAGCGCCCAAGATCATGGTGGGAGGAAACACAGGGGTGAACCTCCTGCGTCATCCTGCCAGCGAAGAGCTGGCACCAAACGGAGCAGCCGATCCAGCCATCGAAGTCGACCCAGTAGTGGAGATGAGGACAGTGATGATGCATCATCACGCCGGCTGCACCAGAAGTCTCCATCCCAGTacagtgaggaggaggaggaggaggaagaggaagagtcGGGCAGTGAGCATTCCCGAAGCCGCTCACGGTCTGGCCGGCACCATTCCTCTCGTCATTCCTCTCGGCGCTCTTACTCCAGTAGCTCAGATGCTTCTTCAGACCAGAGCTGCTATAGTAGACAACACAGTTACTCTGATGACAGCTACAGTGACTATAGTGACCGGTCACGAAGGCACTCCAAGCGCTCCCACGACTCTGATGACTCAGACTATGCCAGCTCCAAGCACCGGTCCAAGCGGCACAAATATTCATCTTCTGATGATGACTATAGCCTCAGTGGCAGCCAGTCCCGAAGCCGATCTCGGAGTCATACCAGAGAGCGCTCAAGATCCAGGGGCCGTAGCCGCAGCAGCAGCTGTAGTCGCAGCCGGAGCAAAAGGAGAAGCCGCAGCACCACAGCCCACAGCTGGCAACGAAGTCGGAGCTATAGCCGGGACCGCAGCCGCAGCACCCGGAGCCCTTCACAGAGATCAGGCTCCAGGAAGGGATCGTGGGGGCACGAGAGCCCTGAAGAGAGGCGTTCTGGTCGTCGAGACTTCATTCGCTCTAAAATTTACCGCTCCCAGTCTCCCCACTACTTCCGATCAGGCCGGGGAGAAGGTCCtggggagaagaagaaagaagacagcAGAGGAGATGATGGTAAGGGAATAGGCCCAGCCTCCCAGAACAGCACTGTTGGCCCAGGAAGAGGgtcagaaggtgactgcagccctgaagaCAAGAACTCTGTCACCGCCAAGCTGCTATTGGAAAAGATTCAGTCAAGGAAAGTGGAGAGGAAACCCAGCGTGAGTGAGGAGGTGCTGGCCACCCCTAATAAAGCCAGTCTCAAGCTCAAGGACCCCCCACAAGGTTATTTTGGACCCAAGCTCCCCCCTTCTCTTGGCAGCAAGCCTGTCCTTCCTCTGATAGGGAAGCTCCCAGCTACCCGAAAGCCCAACGCCAAGAAATGTGAAGAGTCTGGCTTAGAAAGGGGAGAAGAGCAAGAACAGTCAGAGACAGAGGAAGGGCCTCCAGGGAATAGTGATGCCCCATTTGGACATCAGTTCCCCTCAGAGGAAACAGCTGGCCCCTTATCAGACCCACCCCCAGAAGAGCCAAAGTCTGAAGAAGCTACTGCTGATCACCCTGTGGCTCCGCTAGGCACCCCAGTGCACTCTGACTGCTATCCTGGGGACCCATCCATCTCCCATAACTACCTCCCTGACCCCAGCGACGGGGACACCCTTGAGTCCCTGGATAGCGGCAGTCAGCCAGGCCCTGTGGAGTCCAGCTTGCTGCCTATAGCATCAGACCTCGAGCCCTTCCCCAGTTATGCACCGCCCAGTGGGGAACCCAGTATTGAGTCAGCTGATGGAGCCGAGGATGCATCCCTTGCCCCCCTGGAGAGCCAGCCCATCACCTTCACTCCCGAGGAGATGGAAAAGTACAGCAAGCTCCAGCAGGCCGCACAGCAGCACATCCAGCAGCAGCTTCTGGCCAAGCAGGTGAAGGCCTTCCCCGCTTCGGCCGCCCTGGCCCCAGCCACTCCAGCCTTGCAGCCTATCCACATTCAGCAGCCGGCCACGGCCTCTGCCACCTCCATCACAACTGTGCAGCACGCCATCCTACAGCATCATGCCGCAGCTGCTGCCGCCGCAATTGGCattcacccccaccctcacccccagccaCTAGCCCAAGTGCATCAtatcccccagccccacctgacCCCCATCTCCTTGTCCCACCTCACTCACTCCATCATCCCTGGTCATCCCGCCACCTTTCTGGCTAGCCACCCCATCCACATCATTCCCGCCTCGGCCATCCATCCCGGGCCCTTCACCTTCCACCCTGTTCCACATGCTGCCCTCTACCCTACCCTGCTGGCTCCCCGGCCTGCTGCAGCAGCTGCCACTGCCCTCCACCTTCACCCACTACTTCACCCCATCTTCTCAGGTCAGGACCTGCAGCACCCCCCCAGCCATGGCACATGA
- the GPATCH8 gene encoding G patch domain-containing protein 8 isoform X4 yields the protein MGMGRMEMELDYAEDATERRRVLEVEKEDTEELRQKYKDYVDKEKAIAKALEDLRANFYCELCDKQYQKHQEFDNHINSYDHAHKQRLKDLKQREFARNVSSRSRKDEKKQEKALRRLHELAEQRKQAECAPGSGPMFRPTTVAIDEEGGDDEKEESATNSGTSTTATCGLGSEFSTDKGGPFTAVQITNTTGLAQAPGPASQGISFGIKNNLGTPLQKLGVSFSFAKKAPVKLESIASVFKDHAEEGTSDDGTKADEKGTDQGLQKVGDSDGSSNLDGKKEDEDPQDGGSLASTLSKLKRMKREEGAGATEPEYYHYIPPAHCKVKPNFPFLLFMRASEQMEGDNSTHPKNALDSKKSSSPKPKACIKVTASQGPEKTVSEVSEQQMETSAAEPSEPGSKAETKKPSGGDVSEHSLESQSQKDSEIQMCESDPPKETSQATPAGRESREGPKHPTGPFFPVLSKDESTALQWPSELLIFTKAEPSISYSCNPLYFDFKLSRNKDARAKGTEKPKDIGGSSKDHLQGLDPSELHKSQEEEESVQHSSGGRIDAPASGAACSGLNKQEPGGSHGSETEDTGRSLPSKKERSGKSHRHKKKKKHKKSSKHKRKHRADPEEKSSKAESGEKSKKRKKRKRKKNKSSAPADSERGPKPEPPGSGSPAPPRRRRRAQDDSQRRSLPAEEGSSGKKDEGGGSGSAQDHGGRKHRGEPPASSCQRRAGTKRSSRSSHRSRPSSGDEDSDDASSRRLHQKSPSQYSEEEEEEEEEESGSEHSRSRSRSGRHHSSRHSSRRSYSSSSDASSDQSCYSRQHSYSDDSYSDYSDRSRRHSKRSHDSDDSDYASSKHRSKRHKYSSSDDDYSLSGSQSRSRSRSHTRERSRSRGRSRSSSCSRSRSKRRSRSTTAHSWQRSRSYSRDRSRSTRSPSQRSGSRKGSWGHESPEERRSGRRDFIRSKIYRSQSPHYFRSGRGEGPGEKKKEDSRGDDGKGIGPASQNSTVGPGRGSEGDCSPEDKNSVTAKLLLEKIQSRKVERKPSVSEEVLATPNKASLKLKDPPQGYFGPKLPPSLGSKPVLPLIGKLPATRKPNAKKCEESGLERGEEQEQSETEEGPPGNSDAPFGHQFPSEETAGPLSDPPPEEPKSEEATADHPVAPLGTPVHSDCYPGDPSISHNYLPDPSDGDTLESLDSGSQPGPVESSLLPIASDLEPFPSYAPPSGEPSIESADGAEDASLAPLESQPITFTPEEMEKYSKLQQAAQQHIQQQLLAKQVKAFPASAALAPATPALQPIHIQQPATASATSITTVQHAILQHHAAAAAAAIGIHPHPHPQPLAQVHHIPQPHLTPISLSHLTHSIIPGHPATFLASHPIHIIPASAIHPGPFTFHPVPHAALYPTLLAPRPAAAAATALHLHPLLHPIFSGQDLQHPPSHGT from the exons AGATTGAAAGATCTCAAGCAGAGAGAGTTTGCTCGGAATGTCTCCTCAAGATCCCGCAAGGATGAGAAGAAACAGGAGAAAGCCCTACGGCGGCTTCACGAGTTGGCAGAGCAAAGAAAACAAGCTGAATG TGCACCTGGAAGTGGTCCCATGTTCAGACCGACCACAGTGGCTATAGATGAAGAAGgtggagatgatgagaaagaagaatcaGCAACAAACAGTGGCACAAGTACCACTGCCACTTGTGGCCTGGGCTCTGAATTCTCCACAGATAAAGGAGGCCCATTCACTGCAGTACAAATCACTAATACCACTGGACTGGCACAAGCTCCTGGGCCAGCCTCTCAAGGCATCAGCTTTGGCATTAAGAATAATCTGGGGACCCCACTGCAAAAATTGGGAGTGTCATTTTCCTTTGCCAAGAAGGCTCCTGTCAAACTCGAATCAATAGCATCAGTTTTCAAGGACCACGCAGAGGAAGGGACCTCTGATGATGGAACAAAAGCTGACGAAAAGGGTACAGACCAAGGACTTCAGAAGGTGGGAGATTCTGATGGTAGCAGTAATCTTGATGGTAAAAAAGAGGATGAAGACCCTCAGGACGGAGGGTCCCTTGCCTCAACATTATCtaagttaaaaagaatgaagcgAGAAGAAGGAGCTGGGGCTACAGAGCCAGAGTATTACCACTACATCCCCCCAGCACACTGCAAAGTAAAacctaattttccttttctgctctttaTGAGAGCCAGTGAACAAATGGAAGGTGATAATAGTACACACCCAAAGAATGCCCTAGACAGCAAAAAAAGTAGTTCTCCCAAGCCTAAAGCCTGCATCAAGGTGACAGCAAGCCAAGGACCAGAAAAGACAGTTAGTGAAGTCTCCGAACAGCAGATGGAAACCAGTGCGGCTGAGCCCTCAGAGCCTGGAAGCAAAGCTGAGACAAAGAAGCCCTCAGGAGGGGATGTAAGTGAGCATAGTTTAGAGAGTCAGAGTCAGAAGGATTCAGAGATCCAAATGTGTGAGTCTGACCCTCCTAAAGAAACTTCTCAGGCTACTCCAGCAGGGAGAGAAAGCCGGGAGGGACCCAAACATCCAACCGGTCCTTTCTTTCCCGTTTTAAGCAAAGATGAAAGCACTGCCCTCCAGTGGCCATCAGAACTGTTAATTTTCACGAAGGCAGAACCCTCCATTTCGTACAGTTGTAACCCTTTGTATTTTGACTTCAAGCTTTCAAGGAACAAAGATGCCAGAGCAAAAGGGACAGAAAAGCCAAAGGACATAGGAGGCTCCTCAAAGGACCATCTCCAAGGCCTTGATCCTAGTGAGCTACATAAAAgccaagaggaggaagagagtgtTCAACATTCTTCAGGAGGCAGAATTGATGCACCTGCTTCAGGGGCTGCCTGTAGCGGCCTAAATAAGCAGGAGCCTGGGGGTAGCCATGGATCAGAGacagaagacacagggagaagcctTCCTAGCAAGAAAGAACGATCTGGGAAGTCCCACcgacacaaaaagaaaaagaagcacaaAAAATCCAGCAAACATAAACGGAAACACAGGGCTGACCCAGAAGAGAAAAGCTCTAAGGCAGAATCTGGGGAGAAGTCTAAGAAGCGCAAGAAGCGAAAACgaaaaaagaataaatcatcAGCCCCAGCAGATTCTGAACGGGGGCCCAAACCAGAACCTCCTGGTAGTGGTAGCCCTGCACCACCAAGAAGACGGCGGCGAGCCCAGGATGATTCGCAGCGGAGATCCCTTCCAGCTGAAGAAGGGAGCAGTGGCAAGAAGGATGAAGGCGGAGGCAGTGGGAGCGCCCAAGATCATGGTGGGAGGAAACACAGGGGTGAACCTCCTGCGTCATCCTGCCAGCGAAGAGCTGGCACCAAACGGAGCAGCCGATCCAGCCATCGAAGTCGACCCAGTAGTGGAGATGAGGACAGTGATGATGCATCATCACGCCGGCTGCACCAGAAGTCTCCATCCCAGTacagtgaggaggaggaggaggaggaagaggaagagtcGGGCAGTGAGCATTCCCGAAGCCGCTCACGGTCTGGCCGGCACCATTCCTCTCGTCATTCCTCTCGGCGCTCTTACTCCAGTAGCTCAGATGCTTCTTCAGACCAGAGCTGCTATAGTAGACAACACAGTTACTCTGATGACAGCTACAGTGACTATAGTGACCGGTCACGAAGGCACTCCAAGCGCTCCCACGACTCTGATGACTCAGACTATGCCAGCTCCAAGCACCGGTCCAAGCGGCACAAATATTCATCTTCTGATGATGACTATAGCCTCAGTGGCAGCCAGTCCCGAAGCCGATCTCGGAGTCATACCAGAGAGCGCTCAAGATCCAGGGGCCGTAGCCGCAGCAGCAGCTGTAGTCGCAGCCGGAGCAAAAGGAGAAGCCGCAGCACCACAGCCCACAGCTGGCAACGAAGTCGGAGCTATAGCCGGGACCGCAGCCGCAGCACCCGGAGCCCTTCACAGAGATCAGGCTCCAGGAAGGGATCGTGGGGGCACGAGAGCCCTGAAGAGAGGCGTTCTGGTCGTCGAGACTTCATTCGCTCTAAAATTTACCGCTCCCAGTCTCCCCACTACTTCCGATCAGGCCGGGGAGAAGGTCCtggggagaagaagaaagaagacagcAGAGGAGATGATGGTAAGGGAATAGGCCCAGCCTCCCAGAACAGCACTGTTGGCCCAGGAAGAGGgtcagaaggtgactgcagccctgaagaCAAGAACTCTGTCACCGCCAAGCTGCTATTGGAAAAGATTCAGTCAAGGAAAGTGGAGAGGAAACCCAGCGTGAGTGAGGAGGTGCTGGCCACCCCTAATAAAGCCAGTCTCAAGCTCAAGGACCCCCCACAAGGTTATTTTGGACCCAAGCTCCCCCCTTCTCTTGGCAGCAAGCCTGTCCTTCCTCTGATAGGGAAGCTCCCAGCTACCCGAAAGCCCAACGCCAAGAAATGTGAAGAGTCTGGCTTAGAAAGGGGAGAAGAGCAAGAACAGTCAGAGACAGAGGAAGGGCCTCCAGGGAATAGTGATGCCCCATTTGGACATCAGTTCCCCTCAGAGGAAACAGCTGGCCCCTTATCAGACCCACCCCCAGAAGAGCCAAAGTCTGAAGAAGCTACTGCTGATCACCCTGTGGCTCCGCTAGGCACCCCAGTGCACTCTGACTGCTATCCTGGGGACCCATCCATCTCCCATAACTACCTCCCTGACCCCAGCGACGGGGACACCCTTGAGTCCCTGGATAGCGGCAGTCAGCCAGGCCCTGTGGAGTCCAGCTTGCTGCCTATAGCATCAGACCTCGAGCCCTTCCCCAGTTATGCACCGCCCAGTGGGGAACCCAGTATTGAGTCAGCTGATGGAGCCGAGGATGCATCCCTTGCCCCCCTGGAGAGCCAGCCCATCACCTTCACTCCCGAGGAGATGGAAAAGTACAGCAAGCTCCAGCAGGCCGCACAGCAGCACATCCAGCAGCAGCTTCTGGCCAAGCAGGTGAAGGCCTTCCCCGCTTCGGCCGCCCTGGCCCCAGCCACTCCAGCCTTGCAGCCTATCCACATTCAGCAGCCGGCCACGGCCTCTGCCACCTCCATCACAACTGTGCAGCACGCCATCCTACAGCATCATGCCGCAGCTGCTGCCGCCGCAATTGGCattcacccccaccctcacccccagccaCTAGCCCAAGTGCATCAtatcccccagccccacctgacCCCCATCTCCTTGTCCCACCTCACTCACTCCATCATCCCTGGTCATCCCGCCACCTTTCTGGCTAGCCACCCCATCCACATCATTCCCGCCTCGGCCATCCATCCCGGGCCCTTCACCTTCCACCCTGTTCCACATGCTGCCCTCTACCCTACCCTGCTGGCTCCCCGGCCTGCTGCAGCAGCTGCCACTGCCCTCCACCTTCACCCACTACTTCACCCCATCTTCTCAGGTCAGGACCTGCAGCACCCCCCCAGCCATGGCACATGA